The Oncorhynchus masou masou isolate Uvic2021 chromosome 31, UVic_Omas_1.1, whole genome shotgun sequence genome includes a region encoding these proteins:
- the LOC135523432 gene encoding RUN and FYVE domain-containing protein 2-like isoform X1 yields the protein MATPAEHDLTLAEAESNKEKSQVFGILRFQEEKSTGEKASTTTSTTMRAMDGRWQAPIFALARKASETFSGSSSHVLAKVAEPTSFVNEWSAQALRDPMAMERANLLNMAKLSIKGLIESALSFGRTLDSDYPPLQQFFVVMEHCLKHGLRVKKSFLGYNKSLWGPLEMVEKLCPEAGEIAASVRDLPGLKTPLGRARAWLRLALMQKRLADYLRLLITRKDLLSDFYENSAVMVEEEGAVIVGLLVGLNVIDANLCVKGEDLDTQVGVIDFSMYLKNDIDDYRSEERNGQIAAILDQKNYVEELNRQLNSSVHGLQGRVDNLEKSNSKLIEELAIAKNNIIKLQEENHQLRNQNTIILMKAQQQLEVTQVDVDVELDTYKKSRQGLDEMYNEARRQLREECQLRQDVENELVVQVSMKQEMDLAMKLLEKDIHEKQDTLIGLRHQLDEVKAINVEMYSKMQTSDDGMKQKNDMITRLEEKTNQITATMKQLEQRLQEVDRDRWTAEDGTRKFKQDFVNKADSLQKQIAQREKQRLQLETDLKIEKEWQQTLQNNLERERDIVAQLSAEAQQINGLKKEFHRLQDENSQLTGIRDAQEQVLEELGCKLSESKLKIEDIKEANKALQGGQIWLKDKDANICKLCEKEFSISRRKHHCRNCGEIFCNACSDNELPLPASPKPVRVCDTCHALLLQRCSSNAT from the exons ATGGCGACACCTGCAGAGCACGACCTTACATTAGCTGAAGCAGAGAGCAACAAAGAGAAGTCTCAAGTATTCGGAATCCTTAGGTTTCAGGAAGAAAAATCGACCGGTGAAAAAGCTAGCACCACCACGTCCACGACCATGAGAGCCATGGACGGGAGATGGCAGGCGCCCATATTTGCACTAGCCAGGAAAGCATCAGAGACGTTTTCAGGAAGCAGCAGTCATGTTTTGGCGAAGGTAGCGGAACCCACATCTTTTGTAAACGAATGGAGTGCCCAAG CTCTGCGGGACCCTATGGCGATGGAGAGAGCCAACCTGCTGAACATGGCCAAGCTCAGCATCAAAGGCCTGATCGAGTCGGCCCTCAGTTTTGGACGCACCCTGGACTCCGACTACCCTCCACTCCAGCAGTTCTTCGTTGTCATGGAGCACTGCCTCAAACATGGTCTCAGAG TGAAGAAGTCATTTCTTGGATACAACAAGTCTCTGTGGGGTCCTCTGGAGATGGTGGAGAAGTTGTGTCCAGAGGCAGGAGAGATCGCAGCCAGCGTCAGGGACCTACCAGGACTAAA GACTCCGCTGGGCAGAGCTCGGGCCTGGCTGCGTCTAGCCCTGATGCAGAAGAGGCTGGCTGATTACCTCCGCCTTCTGATCACCAGAAAGGACCTGCTAAG TGATTTCTATGAGAATTCTGCTGTgatggtagaggaggagggtgcTGTCATCGTTGGCCTGCTGGTGGGACTCAATGTGATCGATGCCAACCTTTGTGTCAAGGGAGAAGACTTGGATACACAG GTTGGGGTCATTGACTTCTCCATGTACTTGAAAAATGACATTGATGACTACAGAAGTGAAGAAAG AAATGGTCAAATAGCAGCCATCCTGGACCAGAAGAACTATGTTGAAGAATTAAACAGGCAGCTTAA TTCTTCAGTACACGGCTTACAAGGGAGGGTCGATAACTTGGAGAAATCAAACTCTAAACTCATTGAGGAG CTGGCGATTGCAAAAAACAACATAATCAAACTACAAGAGGAGAATCATCAGCTTAGAAATCAGAACACTATTATTCTCATGAAAGCTCAGCAGCAACTTGAG gTGACCCAGGTGGACGTGGACGTGGAGCTGGACACCTACAAGAAGTCGAGGCAGGGCCTGGACGAGATGTACAACGAGGCCAGGAGGCAGCTCAGGGAGGAGTGTCAACTACGCCAG GATGTGGAGAATGAGTTGGTGGTGCAGGTGAGCATGAAGCAGGAAATGGATCTGGCCATGAAACTGTTGGAGAAGGACATCCACGAAAAGCAGGACACACTGATCGGCCTCCGCCACCAGCTGGACGAAGTCAAGGCCATCAACGTGGAAATGTACTCAAAAATGCAG ACTTCCGATGACGGCATGAAACAGAAGAACGACATGATCACTCGTTTGGAGGAGAAGACCAATCAAATCACAGCAACCATGAAACAGCTGGAACAAAG ATTACAGGAGGTTGATCGGGACCGCTGGACCGCAGAAGATGGAACGCGCAAATTCAAGCAGGACTTTGTCAACAAAGCCGACAGCCTCCAAAAGCAGATAGcccagagagagaagcagag GTTGCAGCTGGAGACAGACCTAAAGATTGAGAAGGAGTGGCAGCAGACCTTACAAAACAACCTGGAGAGGGAACGAGACATCGTCGCCCAGCTCAGTGCTGAAGCCCAGCAAATAAATGGACTTAAAAAG GAGTTCCACAGGCTGCAGGATGAGAACAGCCAGCTGACTGGAATACGTGACGCACAGGAACAGGTCCTGGAGGAGCTGGGATGCAAACTTAGCGA ATCAAAACTTAAAATCGAGGACATAAAAGAGGCAAATAAAGCTCTTCAG GGGGGCCAGATCTGGCTGAAGGACAAAGACGCCAACATCTGTAAACTGTGTGAGAAGGAGTTCTCCATCTCCCGGAGAAAG CACCACTGTAGAAACTGTGGGGAGATCTTCTGCAATGCCTGCTCTGACAACGAGCTGCCCCTCCCTGCCTCGCCAAAACCAGTGAGGGTCTGTGATACGTGCCATGCCCTTCTTCTCCAACGCTGTTCCTCAAATGCCACATGA
- the LOC135523432 gene encoding RUN and FYVE domain-containing protein 2-like isoform X2, producing the protein MYSPQSLHRWGITHTESMERLAYSQALRDPMAMERANLLNMAKLSIKGLIESALSFGRTLDSDYPPLQQFFVVMEHCLKHGLRVKKSFLGYNKSLWGPLEMVEKLCPEAGEIAASVRDLPGLKTPLGRARAWLRLALMQKRLADYLRLLITRKDLLSDFYENSAVMVEEEGAVIVGLLVGLNVIDANLCVKGEDLDTQVGVIDFSMYLKNDIDDYRSEERNGQIAAILDQKNYVEELNRQLNSSVHGLQGRVDNLEKSNSKLIEELAIAKNNIIKLQEENHQLRNQNTIILMKAQQQLEVTQVDVDVELDTYKKSRQGLDEMYNEARRQLREECQLRQDVENELVVQVSMKQEMDLAMKLLEKDIHEKQDTLIGLRHQLDEVKAINVEMYSKMQTSDDGMKQKNDMITRLEEKTNQITATMKQLEQRLQEVDRDRWTAEDGTRKFKQDFVNKADSLQKQIAQREKQRLQLETDLKIEKEWQQTLQNNLERERDIVAQLSAEAQQINGLKKEFHRLQDENSQLTGIRDAQEQVLEELGCKLSESKLKIEDIKEANKALQGGQIWLKDKDANICKLCEKEFSISRRKHHCRNCGEIFCNACSDNELPLPASPKPVRVCDTCHALLLQRCSSNAT; encoded by the exons ATGTATTCCCCTCAGAGTTTACATCGCTGGGGCATCACTCATACTGAGAGCATGGAGCGACTTGCATACAGTCAAG CTCTGCGGGACCCTATGGCGATGGAGAGAGCCAACCTGCTGAACATGGCCAAGCTCAGCATCAAAGGCCTGATCGAGTCGGCCCTCAGTTTTGGACGCACCCTGGACTCCGACTACCCTCCACTCCAGCAGTTCTTCGTTGTCATGGAGCACTGCCTCAAACATGGTCTCAGAG TGAAGAAGTCATTTCTTGGATACAACAAGTCTCTGTGGGGTCCTCTGGAGATGGTGGAGAAGTTGTGTCCAGAGGCAGGAGAGATCGCAGCCAGCGTCAGGGACCTACCAGGACTAAA GACTCCGCTGGGCAGAGCTCGGGCCTGGCTGCGTCTAGCCCTGATGCAGAAGAGGCTGGCTGATTACCTCCGCCTTCTGATCACCAGAAAGGACCTGCTAAG TGATTTCTATGAGAATTCTGCTGTgatggtagaggaggagggtgcTGTCATCGTTGGCCTGCTGGTGGGACTCAATGTGATCGATGCCAACCTTTGTGTCAAGGGAGAAGACTTGGATACACAG GTTGGGGTCATTGACTTCTCCATGTACTTGAAAAATGACATTGATGACTACAGAAGTGAAGAAAG AAATGGTCAAATAGCAGCCATCCTGGACCAGAAGAACTATGTTGAAGAATTAAACAGGCAGCTTAA TTCTTCAGTACACGGCTTACAAGGGAGGGTCGATAACTTGGAGAAATCAAACTCTAAACTCATTGAGGAG CTGGCGATTGCAAAAAACAACATAATCAAACTACAAGAGGAGAATCATCAGCTTAGAAATCAGAACACTATTATTCTCATGAAAGCTCAGCAGCAACTTGAG gTGACCCAGGTGGACGTGGACGTGGAGCTGGACACCTACAAGAAGTCGAGGCAGGGCCTGGACGAGATGTACAACGAGGCCAGGAGGCAGCTCAGGGAGGAGTGTCAACTACGCCAG GATGTGGAGAATGAGTTGGTGGTGCAGGTGAGCATGAAGCAGGAAATGGATCTGGCCATGAAACTGTTGGAGAAGGACATCCACGAAAAGCAGGACACACTGATCGGCCTCCGCCACCAGCTGGACGAAGTCAAGGCCATCAACGTGGAAATGTACTCAAAAATGCAG ACTTCCGATGACGGCATGAAACAGAAGAACGACATGATCACTCGTTTGGAGGAGAAGACCAATCAAATCACAGCAACCATGAAACAGCTGGAACAAAG ATTACAGGAGGTTGATCGGGACCGCTGGACCGCAGAAGATGGAACGCGCAAATTCAAGCAGGACTTTGTCAACAAAGCCGACAGCCTCCAAAAGCAGATAGcccagagagagaagcagag GTTGCAGCTGGAGACAGACCTAAAGATTGAGAAGGAGTGGCAGCAGACCTTACAAAACAACCTGGAGAGGGAACGAGACATCGTCGCCCAGCTCAGTGCTGAAGCCCAGCAAATAAATGGACTTAAAAAG GAGTTCCACAGGCTGCAGGATGAGAACAGCCAGCTGACTGGAATACGTGACGCACAGGAACAGGTCCTGGAGGAGCTGGGATGCAAACTTAGCGA ATCAAAACTTAAAATCGAGGACATAAAAGAGGCAAATAAAGCTCTTCAG GGGGGCCAGATCTGGCTGAAGGACAAAGACGCCAACATCTGTAAACTGTGTGAGAAGGAGTTCTCCATCTCCCGGAGAAAG CACCACTGTAGAAACTGTGGGGAGATCTTCTGCAATGCCTGCTCTGACAACGAGCTGCCCCTCCCTGCCTCGCCAAAACCAGTGAGGGTCTGTGATACGTGCCATGCCCTTCTTCTCCAACGCTGTTCCTCAAATGCCACATGA
- the LOC135523432 gene encoding RUN and FYVE domain-containing protein 2-like isoform X3, which translates to MATPAEHDLTLAEAESNKEKSQVFGILRFQEEKSTGEKASTTTSTTMRAMDGRWQAPIFALARKASETFSGSSSHVLAKVAEPTSFVNEWSAQALRDPMAMERANLLNMAKLSIKGLIESALSFGRTLDSDYPPLQQFFVVMEHCLKHGLRVKKSFLGYNKSLWGPLEMVEKLCPEAGEIAASVRDLPGLKTPLGRARAWLRLALMQKRLADYLRLLITRKDLLSDFYENSAVMVEEEGAVIVGLLVGLNVIDANLCVKGEDLDTQVGVIDFSMYLKNDIDDYRSEERNGQIAAILDQKNYVEELNRQLNSSVHGLQGRVDNLEKSNSKLIEELAIAKNNIIKLQEENHQLRNQNTIILMKAQQQLEVTQVDVDVELDTYKKSRQGLDEMYNEARRQLREECQLRQDVENELVVQVSMKQEMDLAMKLLEKDIHEKQDTLIGLRHQLDEVKAINVEMYSKMQTSDDGMKQKNDMITRLEEKTNQITATMKQLEQSDKDLLSQTRTLAMSFVKCASADTEHQYKLVKDISF; encoded by the exons ATGGCGACACCTGCAGAGCACGACCTTACATTAGCTGAAGCAGAGAGCAACAAAGAGAAGTCTCAAGTATTCGGAATCCTTAGGTTTCAGGAAGAAAAATCGACCGGTGAAAAAGCTAGCACCACCACGTCCACGACCATGAGAGCCATGGACGGGAGATGGCAGGCGCCCATATTTGCACTAGCCAGGAAAGCATCAGAGACGTTTTCAGGAAGCAGCAGTCATGTTTTGGCGAAGGTAGCGGAACCCACATCTTTTGTAAACGAATGGAGTGCCCAAG CTCTGCGGGACCCTATGGCGATGGAGAGAGCCAACCTGCTGAACATGGCCAAGCTCAGCATCAAAGGCCTGATCGAGTCGGCCCTCAGTTTTGGACGCACCCTGGACTCCGACTACCCTCCACTCCAGCAGTTCTTCGTTGTCATGGAGCACTGCCTCAAACATGGTCTCAGAG TGAAGAAGTCATTTCTTGGATACAACAAGTCTCTGTGGGGTCCTCTGGAGATGGTGGAGAAGTTGTGTCCAGAGGCAGGAGAGATCGCAGCCAGCGTCAGGGACCTACCAGGACTAAA GACTCCGCTGGGCAGAGCTCGGGCCTGGCTGCGTCTAGCCCTGATGCAGAAGAGGCTGGCTGATTACCTCCGCCTTCTGATCACCAGAAAGGACCTGCTAAG TGATTTCTATGAGAATTCTGCTGTgatggtagaggaggagggtgcTGTCATCGTTGGCCTGCTGGTGGGACTCAATGTGATCGATGCCAACCTTTGTGTCAAGGGAGAAGACTTGGATACACAG GTTGGGGTCATTGACTTCTCCATGTACTTGAAAAATGACATTGATGACTACAGAAGTGAAGAAAG AAATGGTCAAATAGCAGCCATCCTGGACCAGAAGAACTATGTTGAAGAATTAAACAGGCAGCTTAA TTCTTCAGTACACGGCTTACAAGGGAGGGTCGATAACTTGGAGAAATCAAACTCTAAACTCATTGAGGAG CTGGCGATTGCAAAAAACAACATAATCAAACTACAAGAGGAGAATCATCAGCTTAGAAATCAGAACACTATTATTCTCATGAAAGCTCAGCAGCAACTTGAG gTGACCCAGGTGGACGTGGACGTGGAGCTGGACACCTACAAGAAGTCGAGGCAGGGCCTGGACGAGATGTACAACGAGGCCAGGAGGCAGCTCAGGGAGGAGTGTCAACTACGCCAG GATGTGGAGAATGAGTTGGTGGTGCAGGTGAGCATGAAGCAGGAAATGGATCTGGCCATGAAACTGTTGGAGAAGGACATCCACGAAAAGCAGGACACACTGATCGGCCTCCGCCACCAGCTGGACGAAGTCAAGGCCATCAACGTGGAAATGTACTCAAAAATGCAG ACTTCCGATGACGGCATGAAACAGAAGAACGACATGATCACTCGTTTGGAGGAGAAGACCAATCAAATCACAGCAACCATGAAACAGCTGGAACAAAG TGATAAAGATTTGCTAAGCCAGACGCGAACGCTCGCCATGTCATTCGTAAAATGTGCCAGCGCAGACACTGAGCACCAATACAAGCTTGTTAAAGACATCTCTTTCTGA